The window AAGAAACACGCAGAATGGCTGAAAAAATGATAACTCTAGCAAAAAGAGGAGACTTACATGCTAGACGTCAAGTATCAGCTTACGTTTTAGATGAAACTGTAATCAAAAACTTATTTGATGAAATCGCACCTAAATACCAAGAAAGAAATGGTGGATATACAAGAATTATAAAGCTTGGTGTTAGAAAAGGTGATGGAGCTGAAGTAGGAATACTAGAATTAGTATAGTAGAAGATGGAATTAGGCTAATAGCTTAATTCCTATTTTTTTATAACGAATAGGAAATTATATTCCTTTTTAAGTTGTGGATAAATATAATTTTCGTTATGAGTTTCAAAAAAATTTACATTTAAGATTCTTCTAAAGAAGAACTTTTTTATATACTAAGGTATTATAAATTTTTTGGTTTGTGGATAATTTATTGAAAAAACTACATTTGAATCAAGTATTGCTGTATATACAATAAAATTATAGATTTTCGTATTAATTTCAAAATAAAGTAAGATTTATACTTTTAAAAGTTATTTTATTTTTATATAATAGAATCTAGGTTATATAATAGGGCTTGACCCATATAAAAATAAAATAACTTTTAAAACACCTTATGAAATTCAAAGAAGTCAACCTTTAAAGATTTTATATAATAAAGACTTTTTGATAATAGAAAAGAGGTAAAAATATGAATGACATAGTTAAGATAGATAATATATCTTTTGAATATTCTCAAGAAAACATTCAGTCAAAAGCGCTTGATGAATTGAATTTAGATATCAAAAGAGGAGAATTTGTGGTTATTATAGGACACAATGGTTCTGGAAAATCCACATTATCAAAGAATTTAAATGCTATACTAAAGCCTACAAAGGGAAATATACTTATAAATGATATGAATACAAAAGATGATTCTAAACTTTGGAATATAAGACAGAGTGCAGGTATGGTATTCCAAAATCCAGACAACCAAATAGTAGCAACAGTAGTAGAAGAGGATGTTGCTTTTGGACCTGAAAATTTAGGGATACAGCCAGATGAGATAAAAAAAAGAGTTGAAGAATCTTTGAAATCTGTTGGAATGTATGAATTTAAGGATAAAGCACCACATTTACTGTCAGGAGGACAAAAACAAAGAGTTGCAATTGCAGGAATTATTGCTATGAAACCTGAATGCATAATATTTGATGAACCCACAGCCATGCTTGATCCGTCTGGAAGAAGAGAAGTCATGAATACTATCAAGAGACTGAATCAAGAAGAAAATATTACAATAATACATATAACTCATTTTATGGAAGAAGCCGTAGATGCAGATAGAATCGTTGTAATGGAAAAAGGTAAGATAGTATTGCAAGGAAAACCCAAAGAAGTTTTTATACATGTAGATAAGTTAAAAAAGCTTGGACTAGATGTTCCTTTTATGACAGAATTGACATATGAACTTAGAAAAGAAGGAATAGATATGAGATCGGATATATTAACTGTAGATGAGATGGTGATGAATTTATGTCGATAGTAATCAAGGATTTAGTATACGTATATAATCCAAATTCACCTTTTGAAAGTAAGGCACTT is drawn from Tepidibacter hydrothermalis and contains these coding sequences:
- the rplQ gene encoding 50S ribosomal protein L17 produces the protein MAKYRKLGRVTAHRNMMLRNLVTDLLKNKKIETTVTRAKETRRMAEKMITLAKRGDLHARRQVSAYVLDETVIKNLFDEIAPKYQERNGGYTRIIKLGVRKGDGAEVGILELV
- a CDS encoding energy-coupling factor transporter ATPase; protein product: MNDIVKIDNISFEYSQENIQSKALDELNLDIKRGEFVVIIGHNGSGKSTLSKNLNAILKPTKGNILINDMNTKDDSKLWNIRQSAGMVFQNPDNQIVATVVEEDVAFGPENLGIQPDEIKKRVEESLKSVGMYEFKDKAPHLLSGGQKQRVAIAGIIAMKPECIIFDEPTAMLDPSGRREVMNTIKRLNQEENITIIHITHFMEEAVDADRIVVMEKGKIVLQGKPKEVFIHVDKLKKLGLDVPFMTELTYELRKEGIDMRSDILTVDEMVMNLCR